A genomic segment from Pseudomonas sp. M30-35 encodes:
- a CDS encoding N-acetylmuramidase family protein produces MTVKLRHGDRSQAVSQLQKKLNANGAKLVTDGDFGDETEKAVRAYQRKVGLVDDGVAGQKTQAALSGASCVLLLGHADLAAAAKRLGVDLASVYAVNEVESLGSGFASNGKPTILFERHVMYRQLSTPVHADDDASQLKQHADELVLTNPNLVNPKPGGYAGGTAEHQRLARARMIDDSCALSSASWGAFQIMGYHWELLGYSSVQDFAEQMAKSEAEQLDAFVRFIEADPALHKALKAKKWAEFAKRYNGPAYARNLYDVKLERAYQRHTACGCEKAAA; encoded by the coding sequence ATGACTGTTAAGTTGCGCCATGGCGACCGCTCACAAGCTGTCAGCCAATTGCAAAAAAAGCTCAATGCCAATGGTGCAAAGTTGGTGACTGATGGTGACTTCGGCGACGAAACAGAAAAAGCAGTACGTGCGTACCAACGTAAAGTCGGGCTGGTCGATGACGGTGTTGCCGGACAAAAAACCCAAGCCGCATTAAGTGGCGCAAGTTGTGTCCTGCTGCTCGGTCACGCTGACCTGGCAGCCGCGGCTAAACGCTTAGGTGTCGACCTCGCCAGCGTGTATGCCGTGAATGAAGTGGAAAGCCTTGGCTCTGGGTTCGCCAGCAACGGCAAACCAACCATTCTTTTTGAGCGCCACGTCATGTACCGCCAGCTCAGCACACCAGTGCATGCCGATGATGATGCCTCTCAACTGAAACAGCATGCTGATGAGCTCGTGCTCACCAACCCCAACTTAGTCAATCCAAAGCCAGGTGGTTACGCGGGCGGAACGGCTGAACATCAGCGCCTGGCACGTGCCCGCATGATCGATGACAGCTGCGCCCTTTCCTCCGCCAGCTGGGGCGCGTTCCAGATCATGGGCTACCACTGGGAGTTGCTCGGCTACAGCAGCGTTCAAGACTTTGCAGAGCAGATGGCCAAGAGCGAGGCCGAGCAGCTCGATGCCTTTGTTCGTTTCATCGAAGCCGATCCAGCGTTGCACAAAGCACTCAAGGCCAAGAAGTGGGCAGAGTTCGCCAAGCGCTACAACGGCCCCGCATACGCTCGCAACCTGTACGACGTGAAACTCGAACGCGCTTATCAGCGGCACACAGCATGCGGCTGTGAGAAGGCAGCGGCATGA
- a CDS encoding phage holin family protein encodes MFANLMPLLAAVAYIASAMRLLCFQRNGGRIRRGISLIACLLIAALLCAGLEILLYKPPVSLWQTAIAVLLFILCYRSRGNLAALLRPNL; translated from the coding sequence ATGTTTGCCAATCTCATGCCACTGCTAGCCGCTGTTGCTTATATCGCATCAGCCATGCGTCTTCTGTGTTTCCAACGTAACGGAGGGCGCATTCGGCGCGGGATATCGCTAATTGCCTGCCTGCTTATCGCTGCCCTGCTCTGTGCAGGTCTTGAAATCTTGCTTTACAAGCCACCAGTCAGCCTATGGCAAACAGCAATTGCTGTACTGCTATTCATTCTTTGTTATCGATCACGCGGCAACCTTGCCGCCCTGTTGAGGCCAAACCTATGA
- a CDS encoding putative holin, whose translation MSEPTTGAVMCAAAASVGIAGCMPLIDGNALFGSIIGAALIAMHQSEIKPWQRIIGLLISACVGYVSASEIVTQTPITQTGPGGFVGACLVVPIALKALELIQKTDFSGFLPAWFKRGGGQ comes from the coding sequence ATGTCTGAGCCAACCACAGGTGCTGTCATGTGCGCCGCTGCAGCGAGCGTGGGTATTGCAGGCTGTATGCCTTTGATCGACGGCAATGCCCTGTTCGGATCAATCATAGGGGCTGCTCTGATTGCCATGCATCAGAGCGAGATAAAGCCATGGCAACGCATTATTGGCCTACTTATCTCAGCTTGCGTGGGCTATGTGAGCGCTTCTGAAATCGTCACGCAAACCCCTATAACCCAAACCGGTCCCGGTGGTTTTGTTGGTGCGTGCTTGGTTGTCCCCATAGCACTCAAAGCCCTAGAGCTTATCCAGAAAACAGATTTTTCAGGCTTTCTACCGGCTTGGTTCAAGCGCGGAGGAGGACAGTAA
- a CDS encoding tail protein X, whose protein sequence is MEIAYALQGDTLDQLCWRHYGRTKGVVEQVLQANPGLAELGTTLPHGSRVKLPTAPAAAEQRQMVNLWD, encoded by the coding sequence ATGGAAATTGCATACGCCCTGCAGGGCGACACCCTCGACCAACTGTGTTGGCGTCATTACGGGCGCACCAAAGGTGTGGTTGAGCAAGTACTGCAGGCCAACCCCGGCTTAGCCGAACTCGGCACGACCCTTCCCCACGGTAGCCGCGTCAAACTCCCCACCGCCCCGGCCGCAGCCGAGCAACGACAAATGGTGAACCTATGGGACTGA
- a CDS encoding head completion/stabilization protein encodes MSGFIAGGTAAAFTLSNDGFWPDIDAEAVREAQRINPSVTNKRLEVAIVGALINVNRLLKPLKVSWQAEGYATLADVPAEQLNGASILQAQYQRAIYCSTSVEVAERYRSYDTTNTGEKNAEELTASIDELRRDARWAVSDLLGMRRTTVELI; translated from the coding sequence ATGAGTGGATTCATTGCCGGTGGTACAGCCGCCGCGTTCACCCTGAGTAATGACGGCTTTTGGCCTGATATAGATGCAGAGGCCGTGCGTGAAGCGCAGCGCATCAATCCCAGCGTGACCAATAAGCGCCTAGAAGTAGCCATCGTTGGCGCACTCATCAACGTCAACCGCCTGCTCAAGCCGCTCAAGGTCAGCTGGCAGGCCGAAGGCTATGCCACCTTGGCAGACGTGCCAGCCGAGCAGCTCAACGGCGCCAGTATTTTGCAGGCCCAGTACCAGCGCGCCATTTACTGCAGCACTTCGGTTGAAGTGGCCGAGCGTTACCGCAGCTACGACACCACCAACACCGGCGAGAAAAACGCCGAAGAACTCACCGCATCGATTGATGAGCTGCGACGCGATGCCCGCTGGGCTGTGAGTGACCTGCTGGGTATGCGCCGCACAACGGTCGAGCTTATCTAA
- the gpM gene encoding phage terminase small subunit, which produces MHLTPAQRNQLRKRAAIEAAAASPAISMEGATTYELQLGQLAQDRLRLKNVQSTEGKVELKKQLLPAYLPYVQGVLAAGNGAQDEVITTMMTWHIDTADYTGALEIAAYVLKHKLVMPDRFARSTGCFIAEEIATAALNAQKRSDSFSLDTLLKVEQLTASEDMPDQARAKLHLAMGKIYSGMVVDDKPAETDHDNMQTAKLHLMRAIELHNNCGGKKDLDRVERCLKKHAATLENENESS; this is translated from the coding sequence ATGCACCTGACACCAGCCCAACGCAACCAGCTGCGCAAACGCGCAGCCATCGAGGCCGCAGCCGCATCACCCGCCATCAGCATGGAGGGCGCAACCACCTACGAGCTACAGCTCGGCCAGTTGGCACAGGATCGTCTGCGCCTCAAAAACGTCCAGAGCACAGAGGGCAAAGTCGAGCTAAAAAAACAGCTGCTACCGGCTTATCTGCCCTATGTTCAGGGCGTTCTGGCGGCGGGTAACGGAGCTCAAGACGAAGTCATTACCACCATGATGACTTGGCACATCGACACTGCGGACTACACAGGCGCCCTCGAGATTGCGGCCTATGTTCTCAAGCACAAATTGGTAATGCCTGACCGCTTTGCCCGCTCCACCGGCTGCTTTATCGCAGAAGAAATCGCAACAGCTGCACTTAATGCGCAAAAACGCAGCGACAGCTTTTCGCTCGATACGCTGCTCAAAGTCGAGCAGCTGACCGCCAGCGAAGACATGCCCGACCAAGCCAGAGCCAAATTACACCTGGCCATGGGCAAGATTTACAGCGGCATGGTGGTCGACGACAAACCGGCTGAAACCGATCACGACAACATGCAAACCGCCAAGCTGCATTTGATGCGCGCCATTGAGCTGCACAACAACTGCGGCGGCAAAAAAGATTTAGACCGCGTTGAGCGCTGTCTGAAAAAACACGCTGCAACCTTGGAAAACGAGAACGAAAGCAGCTAA
- a CDS encoding phage major capsid protein, P2 family, with product MRKETRFAFAALAVQIALLNGVASAHEKFSVDPSIQQKLEVAVQESDGFLKQINIIGVDEQSGEALLLGVNGPIASRTDTAGGTARSPQNRSALSKDTYTCKQTNFDSAFPYALLDAWAKFPDFQVKLSKAIIMRQALDRIMIGFNGTSAAVTTDRVSNPLLQDVNIGWLQKIRTGATDRVLDNATIGPRKVIKVAGVDTVFEGDYANLDGLVFDAVQMLDPWHRSRPDLRVLVSRNLMHSKLLAAVEKGADSNEEENAAQEIVSRARLGGLQVVDAPFFPDNTVLVTTLTNLSIYYQNGARRRHLKDEPELDRIADYQSSNEAYVIEDFGLVALVEGITAVDYPEPTEA from the coding sequence ATGCGTAAAGAAACTCGCTTCGCCTTCGCCGCCCTGGCCGTGCAAATCGCCTTGCTCAACGGCGTGGCCAGCGCCCACGAAAAATTCAGCGTCGACCCATCCATCCAGCAAAAGCTCGAAGTAGCGGTGCAGGAGTCCGATGGCTTCCTCAAGCAAATCAACATCATTGGCGTAGATGAACAGTCCGGTGAAGCCCTTTTACTTGGCGTTAATGGACCGATTGCTAGCCGCACTGACACCGCCGGCGGTACTGCCCGCAGCCCGCAAAACCGGAGTGCCCTGAGCAAAGACACCTACACCTGCAAGCAAACCAACTTTGACAGCGCGTTCCCCTATGCCTTGCTCGATGCTTGGGCCAAGTTCCCCGACTTCCAGGTCAAGTTGAGCAAAGCCATCATCATGCGCCAAGCCCTCGACCGCATCATGATCGGCTTTAACGGCACCAGTGCTGCCGTCACCACCGACCGTGTCAGCAACCCATTACTGCAAGACGTCAACATTGGCTGGCTGCAGAAGATCCGCACCGGCGCCACCGACCGCGTGCTCGACAATGCCACCATCGGCCCGCGTAAAGTCATCAAAGTGGCTGGGGTAGATACCGTCTTCGAGGGCGACTATGCCAACCTCGACGGCCTGGTATTCGATGCCGTTCAAATGCTCGACCCATGGCACCGCAGCCGTCCAGATCTTCGCGTACTGGTTTCGCGCAACCTTATGCACAGCAAACTGCTAGCCGCCGTGGAAAAGGGCGCCGACTCCAACGAGGAAGAAAACGCCGCGCAAGAGATCGTCAGCCGCGCCCGCCTGGGTGGGCTGCAAGTGGTCGACGCACCGTTCTTCCCGGATAACACCGTGCTGGTCACCACACTCACCAACCTGTCCATCTACTACCAGAACGGCGCACGCCGCCGTCACCTGAAAGATGAGCCTGAGCTGGACCGCATCGCCGATTACCAGTCTTCCAACGAAGCCTACGTTATTGAAGACTTCGGACTGGTAGCTCTGGTTGAAGGCATTACTGCCGTCGACTACCCAGAACCGACCGAAGCCTAA
- a CDS encoding GPO family capsid scaffolding protein encodes MASSTNPAAKKFRSNWFRVAVEGATSDKRKIQRSWLEQAAKNFNRSTYGARVWLEHFRSLMPDGAFKAYGDVLAVKAEEVDINGQKKLALFAQIEPTADLIALNKAKQKIYTSIEIDDSFADTGEAYMVGLAVTDSPASLGTDVLEFSAQKPDSSPFKDRHFSNTSMFTESLEAELVFEEIEDKPSIGAALFSKVQTLLSGKQAKDDNEFSAVGEAVEAIAQHSKELSDLLTAEQKKTAELSTKFNTLDTEFKALQTQLAGTRSQHQQQRPVVTGGDGALLTPY; translated from the coding sequence ATGGCCAGTTCAACCAACCCAGCTGCTAAAAAATTCCGCTCCAATTGGTTCCGCGTCGCCGTTGAAGGTGCCACATCAGACAAACGCAAAATTCAACGCAGCTGGCTTGAACAAGCCGCTAAAAACTTCAACCGCTCGACCTATGGCGCCCGCGTATGGCTTGAGCACTTTCGCAGCCTGATGCCAGATGGTGCATTCAAAGCCTATGGCGATGTGCTCGCGGTAAAAGCCGAAGAAGTTGATATCAACGGCCAGAAAAAACTGGCCCTGTTCGCCCAGATCGAACCGACCGCCGACCTGATCGCGCTCAACAAAGCCAAGCAAAAAATCTACACATCCATCGAAATCGACGACAGCTTTGCTGACACCGGCGAGGCTTACATGGTCGGCCTTGCCGTTACCGACTCACCGGCCAGCCTGGGCACCGATGTGCTGGAGTTTTCGGCGCAAAAACCAGACTCAAGCCCATTCAAAGACCGCCACTTCTCCAACACCTCAATGTTTACCGAGTCGCTGGAGGCAGAACTGGTCTTTGAAGAAATTGAAGACAAACCAAGTATTGGTGCAGCGCTGTTCAGCAAGGTTCAAACCCTGCTCAGCGGCAAGCAGGCCAAAGACGACAACGAGTTCTCCGCCGTTGGTGAGGCTGTTGAGGCCATCGCCCAACACAGCAAAGAGCTCAGCGATTTGCTGACTGCCGAGCAGAAAAAGACGGCTGAGTTAAGCACCAAGTTCAACACCCTCGACACCGAATTCAAGGCGCTCCAAACGCAGTTGGCTGGCACGCGAAGCCAGCACCAACAGCAGCGCCCAGTAGTAACTGGCGGTGATGGCGCCTTGCTGACTCCTTACTGA
- a CDS encoding terminase ATPase subunit family protein, with amino-acid sequence MNAAVEIPIRDNRRQAKFLYWTGWRVTEIAEFLGEKEKTLHSWKARDEWDQADNVERIGGALEARLVQLILKEGKTSGDFKEIDLLHRQLERQARIARYQSGGTETDLNPGIARRNEGPKKKPKRNEFDEQMIELLTEAFVEGCFDYQLDWYRAGNQRTRAILKSRQIGATYYFAREAFLDALVTGRNQIFLSASKNQAHIFKAYIQAFAREVTGVELTGDPIILANGAELHFLGTNARTAQGYHGNFYFDEFFWTFKFNELNKVASGMAMQKQYRRTYFSTPSSMGHEAYTFWTGERLNKGKPTAQHLNINVKHEALQQGRLCEDKIWRQIVTILDAEQGGCDLFDIDELRLEYSGEAFSNLLMCQFVDDGASIFPLNVLQKCMVDTFYEWGDDYKPFAARPFGDRAVWVGYDPAETGDCSGLVVVAPPLVPGGKFRVLERHQIRGMDFASQAETIRLITQRYWVTYIGIDTTGMGSGVAQLVKQFFPNVKTFSYSPEVKTQLVLKAYDVIHKGRLEFDAGWTDMAQALMAIRKTMTASGRQSTYTAGRTDATGHADLAWALFHALHNEPLEGQTTANTGRMEIF; translated from the coding sequence ATGAATGCTGCCGTTGAAATTCCTATCCGCGATAACCGCCGCCAAGCAAAGTTTTTGTATTGGACGGGTTGGCGCGTCACTGAAATTGCCGAGTTTTTAGGGGAGAAAGAAAAGACCCTGCATTCATGGAAAGCCCGTGATGAGTGGGATCAGGCTGACAACGTTGAGCGCATTGGCGGGGCTTTGGAAGCGCGGCTGGTCCAACTGATTTTGAAGGAAGGCAAAACCAGCGGCGATTTCAAAGAGATTGATTTGCTGCATCGCCAGTTGGAGCGTCAAGCAAGAATTGCGCGCTATCAGAGCGGCGGTACCGAAACCGATTTAAACCCTGGCATTGCCAGGCGCAACGAAGGGCCAAAGAAGAAGCCAAAGCGTAACGAATTTGATGAGCAGATGATTGAGCTGCTCACCGAGGCGTTTGTTGAGGGCTGCTTCGATTACCAGTTGGACTGGTACCGGGCGGGCAATCAACGCACCAGGGCAATTCTCAAAAGCCGCCAGATCGGTGCGACGTATTACTTTGCGCGTGAGGCGTTTCTTGATGCCCTGGTGACCGGGCGCAATCAGATATTTTTGTCAGCCTCAAAGAATCAGGCGCACATTTTCAAGGCTTACATTCAGGCATTCGCACGTGAGGTTACCGGCGTTGAGTTGACTGGCGATCCAATCATTCTGGCCAACGGTGCCGAGCTGCACTTTCTAGGTACCAACGCCCGCACCGCTCAGGGTTACCACGGCAACTTTTATTTCGATGAGTTCTTCTGGACGTTCAAGTTTAACGAGTTGAACAAGGTCGCCAGCGGCATGGCGATGCAAAAGCAGTATCGACGCACCTATTTCTCAACGCCTTCGAGCATGGGGCATGAGGCTTACACCTTTTGGACAGGTGAGCGGCTCAACAAAGGCAAGCCAACGGCGCAACACCTGAACATCAACGTTAAGCATGAGGCGTTGCAGCAGGGGCGCTTGTGCGAGGACAAAATCTGGCGGCAAATCGTCACCATCCTCGATGCAGAGCAGGGCGGGTGCGATCTTTTTGATATTGATGAGCTGCGCCTTGAGTACAGCGGAGAGGCCTTTTCCAACCTGCTCATGTGTCAGTTTGTTGATGACGGTGCATCGATCTTCCCGCTCAACGTGCTGCAAAAATGCATGGTCGATACCTTTTACGAATGGGGCGATGACTACAAACCATTCGCGGCGCGGCCTTTTGGTGATCGAGCGGTTTGGGTTGGCTATGACCCAGCAGAGACGGGCGACTGTTCGGGCCTAGTGGTTGTGGCACCGCCACTTGTGCCAGGGGGCAAGTTTAGGGTGCTTGAACGCCACCAAATTCGCGGGATGGACTTTGCCTCACAGGCCGAAACAATCCGGCTGATCACTCAGCGCTACTGGGTGACGTATATCGGCATTGATACCACCGGCATGGGCTCTGGCGTAGCCCAGCTGGTTAAGCAGTTCTTCCCGAACGTGAAAACGTTCAGCTATTCGCCAGAAGTTAAAACCCAACTGGTTCTCAAGGCCTATGACGTGATCCACAAAGGGCGCCTTGAGTTTGATGCCGGTTGGACGGATATGGCCCAGGCCTTGATGGCTATCCGCAAAACCATGACCGCTAGCGGGCGGCAATCGACCTATACCGCTGGGCGCACAGACGCAACAGGCCACGCCGATCTGGCGTGGGCTTTATTCCACGCATTGCATAACGAGCCGCTTGAGGGGCAGACAACTGCCAACACTGGGCGGATGGAGATTTTTTGA
- a CDS encoding phage portal protein, with amino-acid sequence MTTTGTEVAVTAAQAEKPKGSVVFSFGEPTSVLSSREVFDYLECWFNGRWYEPPLSMDGLARSVKASVHLDSGLRFKRNQLSRSFIPHKLLSRQVFNQWALDYLALGNSYVEKRVSVLGNAITLQAPLAKYMRVGKDDRFFQVQGCQQEHEFEAGSIFHLREMDLHQEIYGLPEWVSALQSALLNQSATLFRRKYYENGSHAGFILYMTDAAQDQADIDDLRTALKNSKGPGNFRNLFVYAPNGKKEGLQIIPVSEVAAKDEFNSIKDQTREDVLAALRMYPQLMGIVPKNAGGFGSLKEAAETYARLELEPLQEQFRQLNDWMGEEVVRFLPFETEQGN; translated from the coding sequence ATGACTACAACAGGTACTGAGGTGGCGGTTACTGCTGCCCAAGCAGAAAAGCCAAAGGGCAGCGTGGTGTTCAGCTTTGGCGAGCCCACGTCCGTGCTGTCATCACGGGAGGTTTTTGATTATTTGGAGTGCTGGTTTAACGGACGCTGGTATGAACCGCCGCTGTCTATGGATGGTTTGGCACGTTCTGTTAAGGCCAGCGTGCATCTAGACTCTGGTTTGCGCTTTAAGCGCAATCAACTAAGCCGGTCATTCATCCCGCACAAGCTGTTGTCGCGCCAGGTCTTTAACCAGTGGGCGCTGGATTATTTAGCGCTAGGCAATAGCTATGTTGAAAAGCGCGTGTCTGTACTGGGTAACGCAATAACCCTGCAGGCGCCGCTGGCTAAGTACATGCGGGTTGGCAAAGACGATAGGTTCTTCCAAGTGCAGGGTTGTCAGCAAGAGCATGAATTTGAGGCGGGTAGTATTTTTCATCTGCGTGAGATGGATCTACACCAGGAGATTTACGGTCTGCCTGAGTGGGTGAGTGCGCTGCAGTCGGCACTGCTCAATCAGTCGGCTACGTTATTTCGACGCAAGTACTACGAAAACGGCAGTCACGCGGGCTTCATTCTTTACATGACTGACGCTGCTCAGGATCAGGCCGATATTGATGATCTGCGCACAGCGCTTAAAAACTCCAAAGGGCCGGGGAATTTCCGCAACCTATTTGTCTACGCGCCCAACGGCAAGAAAGAAGGGTTGCAAATCATCCCGGTCAGCGAAGTGGCCGCGAAAGATGAGTTCAATTCGATCAAAGACCAAACCCGCGAGGACGTTCTTGCCGCGCTGCGTATGTACCCGCAACTGATGGGCATCGTGCCAAAAAACGCCGGCGGCTTCGGTTCGCTTAAAGAAGCGGCAGAAACCTACGCCCGCCTTGAACTGGAGCCGCTGCAGGAACAGTTCAGGCAGCTTAATGACTGGATGGGGGAGGAGGTGGTGCGGTTCCTACCATTTGAGACAGAACAGGGGAATTAG
- a CDS encoding DNA adenine methylase yields the protein MSSPIIPWMGGKRRMAKHILPEFPAHECYVEPFCGGAAMFFMKEPSKVEVINDFDGEVVNLYRVVAHHLDELVRQFRWSLVSRTMFEWTNMQVPQTLTDIQRAARFFYLQQTCFGAKPVSRTFGTATTTPPRLNLLRIEEKLSEAHLRLSRTTVEHLDWQACIKRYDREHTLFYLDPPYLETAGYSPGEFGVEQYQVMAALAGSIKGRMVISINDHPLIREVFAGLRLKEVPFRHNVGGKGGKEVTELIYFNW from the coding sequence ATGTCTTCACCAATCATTCCGTGGATGGGTGGCAAACGCCGCATGGCTAAACACATCCTCCCTGAGTTCCCTGCACATGAGTGCTACGTTGAGCCATTCTGTGGCGGCGCAGCTATGTTCTTTATGAAGGAGCCCAGCAAAGTTGAGGTAATAAATGACTTTGATGGCGAGGTGGTAAACCTTTACCGGGTAGTGGCCCATCACCTTGATGAGCTCGTGCGCCAGTTTCGGTGGTCGTTGGTTAGCCGAACTATGTTTGAGTGGACCAACATGCAGGTTCCGCAAACCCTCACCGATATTCAGCGGGCAGCTCGGTTCTTTTATTTGCAGCAAACCTGTTTTGGGGCAAAGCCAGTTAGCCGCACGTTCGGTACCGCGACAACTACACCGCCTAGGCTGAATCTGTTGCGTATTGAGGAGAAGCTGAGTGAGGCTCATCTGCGGTTGTCACGTACAACGGTTGAGCATCTTGACTGGCAGGCTTGCATTAAACGCTACGACCGTGAGCACACGCTGTTTTACCTTGATCCGCCGTACTTAGAGACAGCGGGGTACTCGCCTGGTGAGTTTGGTGTTGAGCAGTATCAAGTGATGGCAGCTTTGGCGGGCTCGATTAAAGGTCGTATGGTTATCTCGATCAACGACCATCCGTTAATTCGCGAGGTGTTTGCGGGACTCAGGCTGAAAGAGGTGCCATTCAGGCATAACGTGGGTGGCAAGGGTGGCAAAGAAGTCACCGAACTTATCTACTTCAACTGGTAG